TTCAGTGTCAACCCATTTTTGCAAATTCGCAGAAAAAAGTTGATTTTAATGCAATTTTTTGGTATACTTCTGGTAACAGCATTCTTTTTACAGAACAACCATACGTTTTTCAGAGAGGTTTCGCATGTCTGAGCTTTCTACCCGTCTGCATCTGCGCCGCAAAGAACTGGGCCTTTCGCAGGAAGAGCTTGCCCAGCGCATGGGCTATCGGTCCAAATCCTCCATTACCAAGCTGGAAAAAGGCATCAACGACCTGCCGCAGTCCAAGGTGGAAGAGCTGGCAGCCGCGCTGGAGACCACCCCTGCCTATCTGCTGGGGCTGGACGCACCCTGTCCGCCGCCGGGCTTTGAGCCGCTGCCTGCCATGACGCAGGTCCCGCTGATCGGTTCCATTGCCTGCGGCACTCCTATCACGGCAGAGCAGAACATTGAACGCTATATCGG
Above is a genomic segment from Faecalibacterium taiwanense containing:
- a CDS encoding LexA family transcriptional regulator; amino-acid sequence: MSELSTRLHLRRKELGLSQEELAQRMGYRSKSSITKLEKGINDLPQSKVEELAAALETTPAYLLGLDAPCPPPGFEPLPAMTQVPLIGSIACGTPITAEQNIERYIGVPAAWRADFALTCHGDSMSPTICDGDIVCIRCQPEVEQGEIAAVRIGGEATLKHFHRQGDAVMLLADNAAVCPPMIFTGLQLEELHIEGRAVGLCRGL